The Sylvia atricapilla isolate bSylAtr1 chromosome 3, bSylAtr1.pri, whole genome shotgun sequence genome has a window encoding:
- the LOC136359801 gene encoding LOW QUALITY PROTEIN: calcium homeostasis modulator protein 5-like (The sequence of the model RefSeq protein was modified relative to this genomic sequence to represent the inferred CDS: inserted 1 base in 1 codon) yields MDAFQTILKFFMNRKTAIGYSFMALLTMGGERVFSLVAFRCPCSNENFRYGLVFLFSPALVLLVIGYFLNSKTWKLFTGCWVNPRKIFPRGNVCRFFYVFGQITLNALVAPVMWLSVALLNGTFYECAMSGXENPAYLNAVCHSKSEKCFEELHKVACDKSSLPFSESDELKRTEMFFSRILGWCVIVTTALLSLLTTCCASCQSKVSHLQLMFWRVYEGTEKEQLEQIFQLYATKLSERNLKCFFENKEPEPISLAAFQVWEEASYIYSFSSSQIYFQLAKTEIIKKCYDKCNG; encoded by the exons ATGGATGCTTTCCAAACGATCCTCAAGTTCTTTATGAACCGGAAAACCGCTATAGGTTACAGTTTCATGGCGCTGCTGACAATGGGAGGTGAACGCGTCTTTTCTCTTGTTGCTTTCAGATGCCCGTGCAGCAATGAGAACTTCAGGTACGGTTTGGTATTTCTCTTCTCGCCAGCTCTTGTTTTGCTAGTTATTGGATACTTCTTGAACAGCAAGACCTGGAAACTCTTTACAGGGTGCTGGGTGAATCCCAGGAAAATATTCCCCCGAGGGAATGTTTGCCGTTTCTTTTACGTCTTTGGACAAATCACTTTAAATGCTCTGGTAGCCCCAGTGATGTGGCTTTCCGTGGCTTTGCTCAACGGGACTTTTTACGAATGTGCCATGAGTG TTGAAAATCCTGCCTACTTAAACGCAGTTTGCCACAGCAAATCGGAGAAGTGCTTTGAAGAGCTCCACAAGGTAGCCTGTGACAAGAGCTCCCTGCCCTTTTCAGAGAGTGATGAActgaaaagaactgaaatgttcttttca Aga ATTTTAGGCTGGTGTGTGATAGTTACCacagctctcctctccctgctaACCActtgctgtgccagctgccagTCCAAAGTCAGCCACCTCCAGCTGATGTTCTGGAGAGTGTACGAGGGGACAGAGAAGGAGCAACTGGAGCAGATTTTCCAGCTGTATGCCACCAAGCTGAGTGAGAGAAACCTGAAGTGCttttttgaaaacaaggaaCCAGAGCCCATTTCCCTGGCAGCTTTCCAGGTGTGGGAAGAGGCTTCCTATATTTactctttcagcagcagccaaatttattttcagcttgcaaaaactgaaataattaagaAATGTTATgataaatgtaatggataa